The proteins below are encoded in one region of Rana temporaria chromosome 2, aRanTem1.1, whole genome shotgun sequence:
- the OLIG1 gene encoding oligodendrocyte transcription factor 1, protein MQICRIIQSREKMIRHCPSDLSSGKSQELGAVCRHPTSLLNIGEGKDKLVSAFATHRCGRHSRDLKEEQQQLRKKINSRERKRMQDLNVAMDALREVIMPYSATHCQSSPGRKLSKIATLLLARNYILLLGSSLQELRRIIGDMSGPAPRLLLAGLPLFAAPGSVFLAPGTGSNGETQCLGKMHSLSVEEQPCSAFTIPGGSSVCACSICRFTHFVPTNLNMKAVQLPK, encoded by the coding sequence ATGCAGATCTGCAGGATTATACAGAGCAGAGAGAAGATGATAAGGCATTGCCCCAGTGACCTGTCAAGTGGAAAGAGCCAAGAGCTTGGTGCTGTGTGCCGGCATCCAACCTCCCTTCTGAACATCGGTGAAGGAAAAGACAAGCTGGTGTCCGCGTTTGCCACGCACAGGTGTGGACGGCACAGCAGAGACCTGAAAGAGGAGCAGCAGCAGTTGAGGAAGAAGATAAACAGCAGGGAGAGGAAGAGGATGCAAGATCTTAACGTGGCGATGGACGCCCTAAGAGAAGTCATCATGCCATACTCTGCCACCCACTGCCAGAGCTCACCGGGGAGAAAGTTGTCCAAGATTGCCACCCTCTTGCTGGCCAGGAATTACATACTGCTTCTTGGAAGTTCCCTTCAAGAATTACGTAGAATCATCGGGGACATGAGTGGCCCAGCGCCCAGGTTGCTTCTCGCTGGTCTGCCACTCTTTGCAGCTCCAGGGTCTGTGTTCCTGGCACCTGGCACCGGCAGCAACGGAGAGACTCAGTGCTTGGGCAAGATGCACTCCTTGTCGGTGGAGGAGCAGCCATGCTCGGCCTTCACCATCCCAGGAGGAAGCAGCGTTTGTGCCTGTTCCATCTGCAGGTTCACGCACTTCGTTCCCACCAACCTCAACATGAAAGCTGTACAGCTGCCCAAATAG